In a genomic window of Telopea speciosissima isolate NSW1024214 ecotype Mountain lineage chromosome 5, Tspe_v1, whole genome shotgun sequence:
- the LOC122663175 gene encoding L-type lectin-domain containing receptor kinase IX.1-like, whose translation MGVGLLVGAHVGGAAAIVIIALGVFWFIKRRKKQQSKANDDDMILDIPMAPREFQYAELAQATRNFAEEQKLGEGGFGGVYRGFLSDINKDIAVKRISKGSKQGTKEYASEVKIISRLRHRTLVQLIGWCHQRKELLLVYEFMPNRSLDFHLFRNTGSLTWDSRYKIALDLASALQYLHEGWEQCIVHRDIKSSNVILDTHFNAKLGDFGLARLVEREEEYSQVTINVDGSTGDNNTASQTQTTNIAGTMGYMAPEYMITGKATKESDMYSFGIVLLEIACGRKPIKNKADPSEVSLVNWVWDLYGTQKHLEAADPSQGMEEFDKQQVECLMIVGLWCAHPEYKLRPSIEKAIHVLQFDAPLPILPSKMPVPIYETSSFSISSFQPSSNSGTTDSSKLNWSSAPISLLNNPR comes from the coding sequence ATGGGGGTCGGGTTGTTGGTGGGAGCGCATGTGGGCGGAGCTGCCGCCATTGTTATTATTGCCTTGGGTGTGTTTTGGTTTATCAAGCGGAGAAAGAAACAACAAAGCAAAgcaaatgatgatgatatgaTCTTAGATATTCCCATGGCACCTAGGGAGTTCCAATATGCTGAATTGGCTCAAGCAACTAGGAACTTCGCTGAGGAACAAAAGCTTGGAGAGGGAGGATTTGGAGGTGTTTATAGAGGCTTCTTAAGTGATATCAATAAGGATATCGCTGTGAAGAGGATCTCTAAAGGATCTAAACAGGGGACAAAGGAATATGCATCGGAGGTGAAGATCATTAGTCGATTGCGGCATAGGACGCTTGTGCAACTTATTGGTTGGTGCCACCAACGGAAAGAGCTACTTCTTGTATATGAGTTCATGCCAAATAGAAGCCTTGATTTCCATCTATTTCGAAACACGGGTTCCTTGACATGGGATTCAAGGTACAAGATAGCTCTTGACTTGGCCTCTGCATTACAGTATTTGCATGAAGGGTGGGAACAATGCATTGTCCACAGGGATATTAAATCCAGTAATGTAATTCTAGATACCCATTTCAATGCTAAACTTGGGGATTTCGGCCTGGCTAGGCTTGTGGAACGCGAGGAAGAGTACTCACAAGTAACCATCAATGTAGATGGTAGCACAGGAGACAATAATACGGCATCACAAACACAAACAACCAATATAGCTGGTACCATGGGATACATGGCGCCTGAATATATGATTACTGGTAAGGCTACTAAAGAATCTGATATGTATAGTTTTGGCATTGTTCTCTTAGAAATTGCTTGTGGGAGAAAGCCCATTAAGAATAAGGCTGACCCAAGTGAAGTAAGTTTGGTAAACTGGGTTTGGGATCTCTATGGAACACAAAAACATCTTGAAGCTGCTGACCCAAGTCAAGGCATGGAAGAATTTGACAAGCAACAAGTAGAGTGTTTGATGATTGTTGGGCTATGGTGTGCTCACCCAGAATACAAACTCAGACCTTCTATTGAAAAAGCTATTCATGTTCTCCAATTTGATGCTCCACTGCCCATTCTCCCAAGTAAGATGCCTGTGCCCATATATGAAACCTCTTCATTCTCGATTTCATCATTCCAACCTTCATCCAACAGTGGCACCACTGATTCCTCCAAGTTAAACTGGTCATCAGCTCCTATATCCCTCTTGAATAATCCACGTTAA
- the LOC122662209 gene encoding L-type lectin-domain containing receptor kinase IX.1-like yields MRTERSPWEAWIDYDSSSQNLSVVLTCGNKFFNCGNCTVNYNVDLRIYLPEKITVGFSSSTGYNAELHQLNSWDFSSSLEIYNSNNLGPSMGMVVGLAVGGAVAMIITVMGLFLFIKRRKKQQSKADVESDVILDVPTGPREFTFAELARATRNFDEEQKLGEGGFGGVYRGFLSDLNKDIAVKRISKGSKQGTKEYASEVKIISRLRHRKLVQLIGWCHQRKELLLVYEFMPNGSLDFHLFQNRGFLTWDSRYKIALDLASALQYLHEGWEQCIVHRDIKSSNVILDTHFNAKLGDFGLAKLVEHGSIGDINTASQTQITNVAGTMGYMAPEYVVTGQATKESDIYSFGIVLLEIACGRRPIEIKADPSEISLVKWVWELYGTQKHLEAADPSQGMDFDKRQVECLMIVGLWCAHPDYKLRPSIEKAIHVLQFDAPLPILPCKMSMPTNKSPLPFNMSTFSIASSQPSSSSSTIDSCKLNRSSSPSSSPSIFLLNNPR; encoded by the exons ATGAGAACTGAACGTAGCCCTTGGGAGGCTTGGATTGATTATGATTCAAGTTCCCAAAACTTGAGTGTTGTATTGACTTGTggtaataaattttttaattgtGGGAACTGTACTGTCAACTATAATGTTGATCTCAGGATATATCTTCCAGAAAAGATCACTGTTGGATTTTCTTCATCCACAGGTTATAATGCTGAGCTACATCAGCTCAACTCCTGGGATTTCAGTTCGAGTTTGGAGATTTATAATTCGAATAATTTGGGACCATCTATGGGGATGGTGGTGGGATTGGCTGTGGGTGGAGCCGTGGCCATGATTATTACTGTCAtgggtttgtttttgtttatcaagaggagaaagaaacaGCAAAGCAAAGCAGATGTCGAAAGTGATGTGATCTTAGATGTACCGACGGGACCTAGGGAGTTCACGTTTGCTGAATTGGCTCGAGCAACAAGGAATTTTGATGAGGAACAAAAGCTTGGAGAAGGAGGATTTGGAGGTGTTTATAGAGGCTTCTTAAGTGATCTCAATAAGGATATTGCTGTGAAGAGGATCTCTAAAGGGTCTAAACAGGGGACAAAGGAATATGCTTCAGAGGTGAAGATCATTAGTCGATTGCGGCATAGGAAGCTTGTGCAACTTATTGGTTGGTGCCACCAACGGAAAGAGCTACTTCTTGTGTACGAGTTCATGCCCAATGGAAGCCTTGATTTCCATCTATTTCAAAACAGGGGTTTTTTGACATGGGATTCAAGGTACAAGATAGCTCTTGACTTAGCCTCTGCATTACAGTATTTGCATGAAGGTTGGGAACAATGCATTGTCCACAGGGATATTAAATCCAGTAATGTAATTCTAGATACCCATTTCAACGCTAAACTTGGGGATTTTGGTCTGGCTAAGCTTGTGGAAC ATGGTAGCATAGGAGACATTAATACAGCATCACAAACACAAATAACCAATGTAGCTGGTACCATGGGATACATGGCGCCTGAATATGTTGTTACTGGTCAGGCCACGAAAGAATCAGATATCTATAGCTTTGGCATTGTTCTTTTAGAAATTGCTTGTGGGAGACGGCCCATTGAGATTAAGGCTGACCCAAGTGAAATAAGTTTGGTAAAGTGGGTTTGGGAGCTCTATGGAACTCAAAAACATCTTGAAGCTGCTGACCCAAGTCAAGGTATGGATTTTGACAAGCGACAAGTAGAGTGTTTGATGATTGTTGGGCTATGGTGTGCTCACCCAGACTACAAACTCAGACCTTCCATTGAAAAAGCTATTCATGTTCTCCAATTTGATGCTCCACTGCCCATTCTACCATGTAAGATGTCTATGCCCACAAATAAATCCCCTCTTCCATTCAATATGTCTACATTCTCGATTGCATCTTCCCAACCTTCGTCCAGTAGCAGCACCATTGATTCCTGCAAGTTAAACAGgtcatcatctccttcatcttctccctcTATATTCCTCTTGAATAATCCACGTTAA
- the LOC122663173 gene encoding L-type lectin-domain containing receptor kinase IX.1-like, which produces MAFTTSGICKYFILFQGSFYFLLLILPPPATSLSFNFSNFNQSVEIDSIVVLKGNATISDPMIDLTVNRRDIGPSGSTGGVFYNTPVQLWDKNTGNLTNFTTHFIFTLGDTKVGCLNCYGDGLTVFLAPNGSVIHDYYGGGGLGLFNATGVQTNNSVIAVEFDTYKNDWDPDYNHIGIDISSANSTNTTSCFNFTFWKSMRANSSPWEAWVDYDSSSQNLSVILTCANKSLSCENCSVNYNVDLRKYLPEQITVGFSAATGYNGELHQLNSWDFNSSLVIYNSNNIRMVVGLAVGGAAAAALIITVLGLYLFIRRRRRRQSKADENDVILDIPRGPREFMFAELTRATRNFDEEQKLGEGGFGGVYRGFLSDLNKDIAVKRISKGSKQGTKEYASEVKIISRLRHRKLVQLIGWCHQRKELLLVYEFLPNGSLDIHLFRNKGSLTWDLRYKIALDLASALQDLHEGWEQCIVHRDIKSSNVILDANFNAKLGDFGLARLVEHEEGYSQATINVDGSTGDNNTASQTQTTNIAGTMGYMAPEYMITGKATKESDIYSFGIVLLEIACGRRPIEARADPSEVSLVKWVWELYGAQKHLEAADPSQGMDFDKRQVECLMIVGLWCAHPDYKLRPSIEKAIHVLQFDASLPILPTKMPMPTNKSPLPFNMSTFSIASSSSGTTDSSKLYKSSSASSSSSMSLLNNPR; this is translated from the coding sequence ATGGCTTTTACCACATCAGGGATTTGCAAATATTTCATTCTCTTTCAGGGCTCATTCTATTTCTTGCTTTTAATCCTCCCTCCTCCTGCAACATCATTGAGCTTCAACTTTTCCAATTTCAATCAATCAGTAGAGATCGATAGTATCGTCGTGCTCAAGGGAAATGCAACAATCTCTGATCCAATGATCGATCTCACAGTAAATAGAAGAGATATAGGCCCTTCTGGTAGTACTGGCGGAGTGTTTTATAACACTCCAGTTCAGCTTTGGGACAAGAACACTGGAAACCTAACCAATTTCACAACCCATTTCATCTTCACCTTGGGAGACACCAAAGTTGGCTGCCTAAATTGCTATGGAGATGGGCTTACTGTCTTCCTTGCTCCCAATGGTTCTGTAATCCATGATTATTATGGAGGTGGTGGTCTTGGTCTTTTCAATGCCACTGGTGTCCAAACAAATAATTCTGTCATTGCAGTAGAGTTTGATACTTACAAGAATGATTGGGATCCAGATTACAATCACATAGGTATTGACATTTCTTCCGCCAACTCTACAAACACTACCTCGTgttttaattttactttttggAAATCGATGAGAGCTAATAGTAGCCCTTGGGAGGCTTGGGTTGATTATGATTCAAGTTCTCAAAACTTGAGTGTTATATTGACTTGTGCTAATAAATCTCTTTCCTGTGAGAACTGTAGTGTCAACTATAATGTTGATCTCAGGAAATATCTTCCAGAACAGATCACTGTTGGATTTTCTGCAGCCACAGGATATAATGGTGAGCTACATCAGCTAAACTCCTGGGATTTCAATTCGAGTTTGGTGATTTATAACTCGAATAATATTAGGATGGTGGTGGGGTTGGCTGTGGGCGGAGCCGCTGCCGCCGCCTTGATTATTACTGTCTTGGGTTTGTATTTGTTTATCAGGCGGAGAAGGAGACGACAAAGCAAAGCAGATGAAAATGATGTGATCTTAGATATACCCAGAGGACCTAGGGAGTTCATGTTTGCTGAATTGACTCGAGCAACTAGGAACTTCGATGAGGAACAAAAGCTTGGAGAGGGAGGATTTGGAGGTGTTTATAGAGGCTTCTTAAGTGATCTCAATAAGGATATTGCTGTGAAGAGGATCTCTAAAGGGTCTAAACAGGGGACAAAGGAATATGCATCGGAGGTGAAGATCATTAGTCGATTGCGGCATAGGAAGCTTGTGCAACTTATTGGTTGGTGCCATCAGCGGAAAGAGCTACTTCTTGTATATGAGTTCCTGCCCAATGGAAGCCTTGATATCCATCTATTTCGAAACAAGGGTTCCTTGACATGGGATTTGAGGTACAAGATAGCTCTTGACTTAGCCTCTGCATTACAGGATTTGCATGAAGGTTGGGAACAATGCATTGTCCACAGAGATATTAAATCCAGCAATGTAATTCTAGATGCCAATTTCAATGCTAAACTTGGGGATTTCGGTCTCGCTAGGCTTGTGGAACATGAGGAAGGGTACTCACAAGCAACCATCAATGTAGATGGTAGCACAGGAGACAATAATACGGCATCACAAACACAAACAACCAATATAGCTGGTACCATGGGATACATGGCGCCTGAATATATGATTACTGGTAAGGCTACCAAAGAATCTGATATCTATAGTTTTGGCATTGTTCTCTTAGAAATTGCTTGTGGGAGAAGGCCCATTGAAGCTAGGGCTGACCCAAGTGAAGTAAGTTTGGTAAAGTGGGTTTGGGAGCTCTATGGAGCACAAAAACATCTTGAAGCGGCTGACCCAAGTCAAGGTATGGATTTTGACAAGAGACAAGTAGAGTGTTTGATGATTGTTGGGCTATGGTGTGCTCACCCAGACTACAAACTCAGACCTTCTATTGAAAAAGCTATTCATGTTCTCCAATTTGATGCTTCACTGCCCATTCTCCCAACTAAGATGCCTATGCCCACAAATAAATCCCCTCTTCCATTCAATATGTCTACATTCTCGATTGCATCATCCAGCAGTGGCACCACTGATTCCTCCAAGTTATACAAATCATCAtctgcttcatcttcttcctctatgtCCCTCTTGAATAATCCACGTTAA